In Citrus sinensis cultivar Valencia sweet orange chromosome 3, DVS_A1.0, whole genome shotgun sequence, the sequence GGGTTAAATGATTAAgagtatatgtgtgtgtgttatatatataagtaaaattttgatttcgtATAAATTGGACAGATGGCATATCATCAGAAACTTTTCTCACGAGACGGTTCCTTTTGggaggaaaacaaaaaaaggaaataaaaaacaatatgCGGAAAGTCATTCTTTACCGCCGCCGCAAGGTTATAAAGGTAATTAAAAGCAATGTTTAACGCTGTCTTGTAACTTAGCTTGGATGAGACcattttactttctttgaACATTGAATCCAACTTTTGCAAGTGTAGTAGGTTTATACATTTACAAGTGACCCGAGTCGAGAGTAAATAGAAACTGCGTGACGTGGTACAGGATAATTGGTTTATCTGCTACTCAATCAGGTTAAAGAAAACAATGGCAATCTGTGGGGTGGGGTCGAGTGGAAACTGCTGGGAAGTTTCGTACTCTTTGTTATTTGCAAAGGGTTATCTCTCTATTTTTTGCTGTTTGACAATGACCAAACCGAAGACAATACTAATGGTGGCGATTTCAATAActataatgataatgataatggGGTCCAGCTATGGTGACACAGTTGTATGGTATTACAACTGAATCcagtttttgtatttaattctGATGATAACTGTGGGCTAAATTTAATGGTTGGATTCAGCTGTGGTACCATACAACTGTGGTACCACAGCTTTGCCCATGATAATGATAGTCACCACACCACACACATCGTGATTCCTGATCTGGGATCCAATGGCCCATTTCTGTTTATGTCACTAAAGCACTTATCAACATCAATGGGcgcatatttttcatttatgatGTGGCCCATACATATGGCACTTGCTACTTCAGAAATTAATCAAGACTttccttaataattttattgtagtaCAGTTTGAAAATCGACCCTTATTAGAGGGAAATTTATTCTACTCCAAATGCGATGAGACAAGTAGACTCCTACTAGGAGAGGAGTTGAGTCCCAATAATACCATgcacacaaaaaaataattatatatcttGAAGTCAAGAACGGTTATTAGTCGGATTAGCACTTAATCCATCCAATCTACGTATAGTGGGGGATAAGCCAGTTTGGTTTTGCAGATTTGctccattttcaatttttttttaataaattatatatctcCAATTATATAACATTCTTATGTGTGGGAAATAAATACGAGAAATTCacaaacataaaacttgttcatgaaaacaataattgcAAAAATTCACCAATTTAGTTTCACTCTTAAAGACTAAATAGATATCCCATTGGCATTTAGCAAATATCCAAATAACAAAATGTAAGGATTGCAACAATCTCTACAGGGACAGGGACCCTTGGGGAtttttcttattcggggagggtatgaaaataattttataccaaATTTCTTATTCAGAGAAGGGAcgaggatgaggtggaatcttCATCCTCTCTCCTTTTCCCCCATTtccttatattaatttttaattttgattttatttatagaattattaataaacgaatcatgaaatttaaattataaaatattaaatattagtataaataacaaatatcaaaatattttatacaaatctgttataaaaatttcGAGCCTACTTAACTAGTTATAATCCTGAATTACTATTCGAGCAAACCTTATTCTAAAGGCCTTGgcccaaaataatttaaaattatgagtaATATTgctcatattatttttattattttagatttgaaaCATGAAGTTATCTCTCAATTTGTCACATTCCTTGAGGAAGAATAGGAGGAGCATGAGGTATAAGAgtaaatgtttttattaaaatattaatttcaatatttatacccatttcatttatttcattattgatataaaaataatttctttttattataggATTATAAAAATTGACGAAGATAATTATTCTGATGATTAGTATTTTGTAATGtgatttttgtaattgattaATATTAGTGTAAGATATGTTGTCAAACCTTgcttttgtttaaatttttattttaatatgactaaatcaagttcaaaaattaaaaatatatcagTTATTCGAGGATTAAGGATCCCCTCTTATTATTCGAGGAGGGGACGATGATTCTCTCAAGCAATTCTGAtggggacggggaggggatCTAGATATATGGAGAATATCAGTGATGGGTGCCGAGATGTCAGTCCCCTCCCCTTCCTATTGCCATCCTTaacaaaatgtcaaaaagaagaaaggcGAAAATAttagcattttctttctaGTGAGTGCTTTAGAGGTCTCGGTGCGACAATGGTTTTGTGTTCAtgctattatatatatatattttttaattttgccaaccctagtcgaatggttaattttatttttaattttgtgttcgGTAAGTAATTAAACATGAGTAATAATACAAGTACAACCATGAATAATTTTACCAGGCTACCTTCAGCATCAAGCAAATCTAGGGCTGGCAATAGGCACCGCCCAcagcgggtttgccattaccaaacccacccgcaacccgcagcgaattttaattttttaagaaaactcATCCGCTGCAAGTTTTGACAATTACCAAATCTACAATGGTATCcagtggaattttttttttacgtgTTTGtacatttaaaatcacaaatgttcaatatataaatttacaataataacatactcaattttaaatttaaccaatgtaaatgaaaattttaaatttcaacattaaaccaacacaaattctcaaatttaagtgtaaaatacacaaatccattaaaaaaaaatcaaaaactagtatttaaaaataacaattacatttcatattatcattcaacacaaattccaagaaaagattttcattttattcaccACCATTAGCACCCATCCAACATGATGCCTACAATAatgattaagattaatattttccaaagaataatacttttcaaatattaatatgaagaaaaaaattataataatgaaataattcatacattaagttaaagaaaaatagttcataaaattttataataagtatataataatccatgaattaagttaaataaatttagtgtcTTACCTCATCAAcaatatattcattttcaGAGAATTTGTTATTTCCTACTTTATTAGAAGATTCTGCATTTACAAGTAACAAGTatatcaagaaaaaagataGATGATTATAAGTTTGTAATGTATAatagatattatattatattgaagtaaaaatgcattttcatatCATTAAATTCAGTACATAACTTTGAGCACACATTAAAGCCTTCAACGTCTTTGGATGAAGTCTACTACGATGTTATTTTCATATCATTAAATTCAGCACATAACTAATTTTGAGCACACATTAAAGCCTTCGACGTCTTTGGATGAAGTCTACTACAATGTTATCTGACACTTTACataattgcattattttctttgtatattttttagatttaaaattttttcattaaaattaaattaaaaatatttaaataaacctTGAGGGTTTGGCGAATATCAGTACAAGTATCTGACAGTTATTAAGATAATACCAAATCCACCCGCATCCAAGtgtgggttttaatttataatattaaatttaccCACAACCCGCAAAATTATCTGCAACGGACAGATTTTTACAGGCAGATTTGAACGAATTTACGAATTTAGGGGCACAATTGTCATCCCAACCGCAAATCCCTATCAATAATAGGCAAGAACAGTGGGGTagggaataaaataatttagttgaTAGCTTCTAATTTTTCTTCGACTCCCTACgggtttttttataaaaatattatgtattTGTTAAAACTGACGCGATACATTAcaattagttaaattaaaaacacgaTGTTTCTATAATTGaatcttattatttatatttttaatcaacaAATCATATCATGCAGCATCTTTTCGTGGAGAAATTGTGACTCTCTAACAATCTTCAGTAAAGCTAAAACTATTTTTCCCGATTTTCATCGGCTAGACCGTGAACCACTCACAGCCCAAACTGAATCAATCTCTTCGGTTTAAAACTATTTGCCCAATGGGCCGTGTAGGTTACAACTTCTTGGGCCAAAATAAACCTTTAATATCCTCTCGTACCGAATCATCtcttctatttaatttttcattccaATATGAAGTAGATTTTAGACGCCATCCTCACTGATACATGCCACTTTGTTTCAGTCTTTCatcagaataatttttagacgCCATCGTCGCCGGcacatttttactatttaatggaaatataacttttaaataataataattttggtaaaaataataaatttattatgaatttttttcatacGAATGTAGagtgaaatcaatttaataagaaGTGTTTTTAGTGCTGCTGCCCAGCTACAATACTACATACATTGACACTCAGAATGAAAAGGACTTTTTTTAACTTTCGAAAATGTCATAGATCATTCGATCTCAATGAATACACAAAGCTTGCTCCTCATCGTGTCATTTAGAAGTATAAatcgagaaaaaaaaatatttttttttaaccaaaaaaaaaaagaagcgaAGAAAAAAGACCAtgaaaattagtgatgaacgaGCACTCAGTATGAGTAGGAGGTTTTGTATTCGTCATGTAATTTTATCAGACGATTTagaatttatcatcatcatgcACGCACCACCaacgaaaataaaatagacagttattaaaattaaaaataaaaagaagcaaTGAAACCATCAGAAACATTGGATCAATGCATCAGTATCGACACGAAGTGTCTCAGACGACCGTCGTGAGAAATTTGAATCCAATCTCATCACCTGATTTCGAACGTGTAATCTTCAATCCAAGACACGAAAATTCAACATACGAgttatctaaaattttaaaatgaaatcctTCTCAAAACTGCAGACACAGCGTTTGAGGTTTGGGGGTGATGGTTATAAAGATATATAGGTTTACGGAGATTTGTGTATTTGGAACCCTAGAATAGAACGGTGACGTTTTTCCCGCAAACAAATTTTCTGGCTTCTACAGGCCCAAAGGGGCAAAATGGGCTCCAATAGAACATATGCGACGGGAGTTGAGCTTTTGATACGCTTTAAAATTCCTTTTAAAACTCCTTTGTTATGTTTACGGTTTTATCATGATTGGTTATTACAGTACTCGACAAAGAGTTATAATTAAACTCACACACCCGATAAATGATACGTATTCCAAATACAACAGAAAATCTCGTGGAGTTTTGACTCGAATTTGTTCTCATAAGTTACAGAAAACAACTGTTGATGATGTGAAGAAGTCAAAAGCTCAACTCATGCCGCGAGCTTGCTATTTAGGCCTAAGCCCATTGCTTTTTATGTTCAAGAAATACTAATCCGACGGACTTTCTCTTAACATTGGACCTAAAAGATAAGAGTGGTACTATTAGCACCCCTCCATCAACGTTATAATTGCAATAGAGAAGACAAGTAATCTCGTAAGCCCACACTATTTCCTCTCTCAAAAAACTCTTATATACACCCACGCTCAAACCCACGGTTGTTTTTTCGTGCAATAAGAATTCTTAACACTATATGTTACGTCCTCTAAGAAAGATTTTTCTTAATGTTATGCAATACAGTCTCATCTTTAGCTGTAATAACTATTGCATTagtttatctatttatttattataataataaatagaaataactttgtaatttattattcagtaatattataatatttttattttaattatattaaacatataactaaataatgtactatttaattatattataataattaatatttagaaaattttattattatctaataagttaatatgactaataataaatagtaatttaaaatattattacatatgtTGCAATCTATATTTTACCAAAGATGATATTGCATTACAGTTTAATACATCCTAATGCAAATACATCATAATGCAATATAACTAATGCAACATAATATAGTCTGCTAAACACACCCTTATGTAATTGTTCTTAGGTACTAGatgagtttttcttttcttttcttaattcgTAAGGAGAGAATAATGTGACATGCGCATTGGAGTTAGAAATTATAGATATGAACGTTGTTTTCAATATTGAATTTAACGTTTATTTGATTGAAATAAATGATCGatgtttagaattttttatcaCCAAGAATATGATGGTGGGTAGTGAGACCgaataggaaaaataaagaaaaatgagttttTCTGAGTTTGGagtgaggaaaaaaataacgtttagaagaagggtaatttttgaattaaagtgaGTATTAATAGTAGTGAtgaaattttagttattatttaatgggATATACTTCAAGATGGTGTTTTAAAAAGGTTTTGGAGGGGTGTTAATAGTGCAACTTAAAGATTAATGCCATCGGTAAGTTTGGTCCGCTGTAGTTAAAGGTTTTATTCTAAGTGATGCATTTTGAGGTAGAGAGGGTTggtgtaattttatttaaaaatgattaaattgaaaGTAAATATCATATGTGTGGCTCGAATCATTTTCAATTATCACACACACCACTCCATATGTTATCCATTGAAGAGGATTATAAACTATGTCTCTTATTTTTAGACTATAATTTCATGAAAGTAAAATTTCTCTTGATTTTAACATATGTCTCTTATTTTTAGactataatttcaaaatgagTTTCAAAAGGATTACATCAAAACAACTCctaataaatttctaatataaTTATCCGAGTTAAGCGTCAAATAGGATATATAAGGCattgactatatatataatcattttcataTGTGAATACCCACATTCTTTTTAATGTGAACATGTTCTTAAACTAtgtaatttaagaaaattattcttaaatgAACTATAAAACCATGTGGTTTAAGAGAGTTAAAATTAACTCTCTTAAACTCTAAAATTAACTCTCTTAAACTCTACGCTTTAAAAGCGTGTccatatgaaaaaaagaaaaaataaaagcgcCCGCATTAGAGAAGGACTACCCACATATATGTACATAAAATGTCCAAAACATTCAACTACAAAGACGAGAAAGAATTTGGCTTTTACATATGtactatttaaaaatacaaaactgaACTGAAAAATAGAAGTATATTTGAACTTAAATAAGGATTGGTCCCAAGTGTAAATATAAGTTAATAATCCCTTTCAATAATATACATGTgtgacaaaatattttaaaaagctcATAAGAGCAAATCCCAAACTCTCAATTCTTTAGGTAGTTGTTTTTGAGGCTCTTCGACTGAGGATGATCCAACAAAGCACGCGATAGAACAGAAAGAAGGCGAGCATGACACCAACATTCACCCACCTGGTATCCTTCTCAAGTCCTCTACTCTTCAACACATCATTTCCCGTGAGCAAACACTTGGAAAAATGATCTCCATCAACGTTATTATATTTCTGCCAAGAGAAACACTCTCCCCTCGCACTCCAATATTCATTCGTCAGAAGAGAATCCAGCGGATATCTGTAAAGCGATATATAGTACATGAAAATCCAATACTTTGGTATGTATTCTTTGGGGATGAAGTAGCCTGAGAACAAGAAGAAAGCTCCAAGAACTGTGCATATGAGAGAGTTCCCGGAGATGAAGTCCGGCGAGATTGCACTCAGGAAAAGAACTAGAGAACTCGCCATCAATACTATAAGCCAGACCACGAATATGAAGAACACGAAAGCCTCAATTGAAGGATTGAGTCCTACGATCCAGTACACAGGAATGGCGAAGAGGAGAGACACCACAAACAGGAAGGGCAAAAACACGATGGTGTTGGCGATCAAGTATGATGATATTCTGTACGCTTCTCTTGATGCTTCTTTCATTAGGACCCGCCGTTCTTGAAGGTAAATGGGGAGAGCTTCGACTGTTGAGGAAAGGAGAAAGCTTAGACTGAAAGCAAATAATCCTAATCGCTCTGAAACTCCAGCTTCATCTTTTCTCACTCTTACATAAACACTTCCCAATCCGAATCCTCCCACCAGTGCTTGCATTGTTCTTGCCAAGAACAGCTGTTTTGTTCTGTAAATAATCTTCCAAAACCTTGAGCAGAGAACCATAATCTCATACAAAATGAGATAGAAAGCATGCTGTTGATGCTCGACTCCGCCAACTTTTTCACATCTTAAATCAGGAAATTGCTCTGCATCTTCTACCGAGGGCAagaaattgttgttgttagaATATGAATCTTCCAAGGGGTGCATAATTTCCATGGCAAATTCGATGGCATTCAGCTGCGTTGGAATTTGGTATCCCAAGTTATTGATGGTTTCCTCAAGCAATTCAAGGCTGCCATAATGAACAACCGAACCGCGAGAAAGGATCaagaattttgaaatgtaTTGAAGAATCCTGTAACTTGGCTGGTGAATAGAAAGCACAACTGTTCTTTGCTTTGCTTTCGCCATGGAAGCAAGAAGCTCAATTACTTGAAGTGCCGACGTGCTGTCCAAGCCTGAAGTTGGCTCATCAAGGAGCAAAATAGAAGGATTGTGAATCATGTCAACTCCAATAGAAACCCTTTTCCGTTCTCCACCAGAGATCCCTCTGTTCTCTTCGTCCCCAACAAAACTGCCAGCGACATGCGTAAGGCCAAGCTCATCCATCAAGCTTTCAACTCTATCTTCTTTCTCCTTATGGCTCATCCCCTTCAGCCTGAAGTTGGCGCTGAACATTAGAGTTTCCTTCACCGTGAGTAAAGGAAGCAAATTATCTTCT encodes:
- the LOC102618908 gene encoding ABC transporter G family member 23 codes for the protein MGSCFQQPRPSIEDDSAVLFSTSNSPEEYSTSPSSSFYQPTPSPSLPPQRLKTTCKVTVRNLSYAIQPNTSILSHLLHEPKVPLHILKSVSFEARDSEILAVVGPSGTGKSSLLRIISGRVRDQDFDPRSITVNCHQIKKPAQLRKICGFVAQEDNLLPLLTVKETLMFSANFRLKGMSHKEKEDRVESLMDELGLTHVAGSFVGDEENRGISGGERKRVSIGVDMIHNPSILLLDEPTSGLDSTSALQVIELLASMAKAKQRTVVLSIHQPSYRILQYISKFLILSRGSVVHYGSLELLEETINNLGYQIPTQLNAIEFAMEIMHPLEDSYSNNNNFLPSVEDAEQFPDLRCEKVGGVEHQQHAFYLILYEIMVLCSRFWKIIYRTKQLFLARTMQALVGGFGLGSVYVRVRKDEAGVSERLGLFAFSLSFLLSSTVEALPIYLQERRVLMKEASREAYRISSYLIANTIVFLPFLFVVSLLFAIPVYWIVGLNPSIEAFVFFIFVVWLIVLMASSLVLFLSAISPDFISGNSLICTVLGAFFLFSGYFIPKEYIPKYWIFMYYISLYRYPLDSLLTNEYWSARGECFSWQKYNNVDGDHFSKCLLTGNDVLKSRGLEKDTRWVNVGVMLAFFLFYRVLCWIILSRRASKTTT